In Actinomyces sp. zg-332, the following proteins share a genomic window:
- the ruvX gene encoding Holliday junction resolvase RuvX codes for MTDIRKGCRIGLDLGQARIGVAKTDIDGIMAVPVGVIRRYESNEDGIKTIVKYVRKFNAFEIVVGYPVLLSGKQGTSAKSAKKYAIKLKQALPELSVRLVDERLTTVSAHASLLEAGKRRNTHKSIIDQVAATYILENALEYEKKNNQPAGIEIYL; via the coding sequence ATGACTGATATTCGTAAAGGTTGTCGTATCGGGCTTGATTTAGGTCAAGCCCGAATTGGCGTTGCTAAAACAGATATTGATGGAATTATGGCAGTACCTGTTGGAGTGATTAGACGATACGAATCTAATGAAGATGGTATCAAAACCATAGTAAAATATGTCAGAAAGTTTAACGCTTTTGAAATAGTAGTCGGTTACCCAGTATTATTAAGCGGTAAACAAGGGACTTCCGCTAAATCTGCTAAAAAATATGCAATAAAGTTGAAACAAGCTCTTCCTGAACTATCCGTCCGATTGGTGGATGAACGCCTAACTACTGTTAGTGCACACGCTAGTTTATTGGAAGCTGGAAAGCGTAGAAATACGCATAAGAGTATAATTGATCAAGTTGCTGCAACATATATTCTTGAAAATGCGTTAGAATATGAGAAGAAGAATAATCAGCCTGCAGGAATTGAAATATATTTGTAA
- the mltG gene encoding endolytic transglycosylase MltG: MDNTNRYPSRRAAHSVRKKKKHSKLVIPVVFVFILFAAFFSYTFLKDSLFAPSDYAGPGTGTVKVTIHNNETGTDIANSLYNAKVVASTDVFIKAFTSNAASVSIQPGVYKLKKQMRAVDAVAALLDPKNKIDLKITIPEGFALEQVIKRIVKVAGFSEKDIRDVIANPNSIDLPEEANGNLEGWIAPKTYTISPDDKPVDVLKSMVAITKKTLEDLKVPHDKWKEILTKASIIEREVNQDKYYPMVARVIENRISSEDNEVRGKLQMDSTVLYGLGKFGGIPTADEIAKDTPYNTYIHTGLPPTPIGAVSEKAIKAAMSPSDGNWLYFVTVDLNTGETLFASTLDEQKANTEKLKEFCKTHADVCQ; encoded by the coding sequence GTGGATAATACTAATAGATATCCTTCACGTCGTGCTGCACATTCGGTACGTAAAAAAAAGAAGCACTCTAAGTTAGTTATACCTGTTGTATTTGTTTTTATACTATTTGCAGCGTTTTTCTCTTATACATTTTTAAAGGATTCGTTATTTGCTCCTTCTGACTATGCGGGACCTGGAACTGGTACTGTAAAAGTTACGATTCATAACAACGAAACTGGAACAGATATAGCTAATTCTTTGTATAATGCTAAGGTTGTTGCTTCCACAGATGTGTTTATTAAAGCTTTTACTTCTAATGCTGCTTCGGTTTCTATTCAACCTGGTGTTTATAAGTTAAAGAAACAAATGCGTGCAGTTGATGCTGTTGCAGCTTTGCTAGATCCAAAGAATAAGATTGACTTGAAAATTACTATTCCAGAAGGATTTGCTCTTGAACAAGTTATTAAACGCATTGTAAAAGTTGCTGGTTTTTCTGAAAAAGATATACGTGATGTAATTGCTAACCCTAACTCAATAGATCTTCCTGAAGAAGCTAATGGAAACCTTGAAGGTTGGATTGCTCCTAAGACTTATACTATTTCACCAGATGATAAGCCAGTTGATGTTTTGAAGAGCATGGTTGCAATTACTAAAAAGACTTTGGAAGATTTGAAAGTACCACATGACAAGTGGAAAGAAATTCTTACAAAAGCATCAATAATTGAACGTGAAGTAAACCAAGATAAGTACTATCCAATGGTTGCTCGAGTTATTGAGAATAGAATTTCAAGCGAGGACAATGAAGTACGTGGTAAGCTTCAGATGGATTCGACTGTTTTGTACGGTTTAGGCAAGTTTGGTGGTATACCTACAGCAGATGAAATTGCTAAGGACACTCCTTATAATACTTATATTCACACAGGTTTACCTCCTACACCTATCGGTGCTGTTAGTGAAAAAGCAATTAAAGCTGCTATGAGTCCATCCGATGGTAACTGGTTATACTTTGTAACAGTGGACTTGAATACAGGTGAAACTCTATTTGCTTCTACGCTTGATGAACAGAAAGCTAACACAGAAAAACTAAAAGAATTCTGTAAAACTCATGCAGATGTTTGTCAGTAG
- a CDS encoding prepilin peptidase, whose protein sequence is MNVLLSMLLVTLIGIISCICGGNYIDSYFKKNGFHNPLPNHKFLIAFFFSVFASIFIAWSYGDYASVIASVFLGICILVSITDLNIYKVPNLLSYLSIITAFISIFIYSFVHLSTHYLINAFIVFVMLIVMTLVVVFTKLHIGMGDIKLCFGYLLWVGSFSWIYAVYAYGFALFLLIIYVILASKSVKKDIAFAPFITVSALCVWLINISNTYTILEIVTR, encoded by the coding sequence ATGAATGTTTTATTATCAATGTTATTAGTGACATTAATTGGTATAATTTCTTGCATATGTGGTGGAAACTATATTGATTCATATTTCAAGAAAAACGGCTTTCACAATCCCTTACCTAATCATAAATTTTTAATTGCTTTTTTCTTTTCTGTTTTTGCTAGCATATTTATAGCTTGGAGTTATGGGGATTACGCAAGTGTAATTGCAAGCGTTTTTCTTGGCATTTGTATACTTGTTAGCATAACTGATTTAAACATATACAAAGTACCTAATCTTTTATCTTATCTATCTATTATTACTGCTTTTATTAGTATTTTCATATACTCTTTTGTTCACCTAAGCACACACTATCTTATAAACGCTTTTATAGTATTTGTCATGTTGATAGTAATGACTTTAGTTGTAGTTTTTACGAAACTACATATTGGTATGGGGGATATAAAACTTTGTTTTGGCTACTTATTGTGGGTAGGTAGTTTTAGTTGGATATATGCAGTTTATGCTTATGGTTTTGCTCTTTTCTTGCTAATAATATATGTTATCTTGGCTAGTAAGTCTGTGAAAAAAGATATTGCTTTTGCTCCATTTATAACTGTTTCAGCGTTATGCGTTTGGCTTATAAATATTTCAAATACTTATACAATTTTAGAAATAGTTACACGATAA
- the efp gene encoding elongation factor P has product MATTNDLKNGMVLNLEGQLWSVVEFQHVKPGKGPAFVRTKIKNVLSGKIVDKTFNAGIKVETATVDRRDMTYLYQDGNDYVFMDSETFDQLLIPSDVIGDARNFLLENQDVIVAMHEGNILFVDLPSSVVVEITYTEPGLQGDRSSAGTKPATISTGYEIQVPLFLETGTKVKVDTRTGEYISRVND; this is encoded by the coding sequence GTGGCAACAACTAATGACTTGAAGAACGGTATGGTTCTAAATCTTGAAGGTCAACTATGGTCAGTAGTAGAATTTCAGCACGTAAAGCCAGGTAAAGGCCCAGCTTTCGTTCGTACAAAGATTAAGAATGTTCTTTCAGGAAAAATTGTAGATAAGACTTTCAATGCTGGTATCAAGGTCGAAACAGCAACAGTTGATCGTCGTGATATGACATACTTGTACCAAGATGGTAATGATTACGTATTCATGGATTCTGAGACTTTTGATCAGCTTTTGATTCCTTCTGATGTTATTGGTGACGCTCGTAACTTCTTGCTAGAAAATCAAGATGTTATTGTTGCAATGCACGAAGGTAATATTTTATTTGTTGACCTACCATCTTCTGTCGTAGTAGAAATTACTTACACAGAACCAGGTCTACAGGGTGACCGTTCATCAGCTGGTACAAAGCCTGCAACTATTTCAACAGGATACGAAATTCAGGTTCCTTTGTTCCTAGAAACAGGTACTAAGGTCAAAGTTGATACACGTACTGGCGAATATATCTCACGCGTAAACGACTAA
- the nusB gene encoding transcription antitermination factor NusB, with protein sequence MRNTNFTSRTKARKRAVDIIFEADQKGICDSADSILSLLAERKILSPAMSDLPAFAEEIVSGVADNILKIDDTISTYLINHELDRIANVDRAILRVGVWELLFNDDVDDAVVIDEAISIAKAISTDQSPIFINGILDAIAKAEK encoded by the coding sequence ATGAGAAACACAAACTTTACATCTAGAACTAAAGCAAGGAAACGCGCTGTCGATATTATTTTTGAGGCTGATCAAAAAGGTATATGTGATAGTGCTGATTCAATCTTATCCTTGTTAGCAGAGCGCAAAATTTTGTCTCCAGCTATGAGTGACTTACCAGCTTTTGCTGAAGAAATCGTCTCAGGGGTTGCTGATAATATTTTGAAGATTGATGATACAATCTCAACTTATTTGATAAACCATGAGTTAGATCGTATAGCTAACGTAGATAGAGCTATTTTGCGTGTAGGTGTTTGGGAACTACTGTTTAATGACGATGTTGACGATGCTGTGGTGATTGACGAAGCAATTAGTATTGCCAAAGCAATTTCTACTGATCAGTCTCCAATCTTTATAAATGGTATCCTAGATGCTATAGCTAAAGCTGAAAAATAA
- the gmk gene encoding guanylate kinase, with protein sequence MSEKLYVIAGPSGVGKGTIVSRLIESYPNIFLSISMTTRLPRPGEQDGVHYYFVDKEKFEFLVKEKKILEYAFVHGLNYYGTPLEPVEKALENGKPCILEIDLDGVRQVKEIMGERATYIFVSPPSWQELEKRLVGRGTEDIENVTKRLETAKIEMAAQDEFDYVVVNDILENAVDEIATIMNLK encoded by the coding sequence GTGTCTGAAAAACTGTATGTTATTGCTGGTCCAAGTGGGGTTGGTAAAGGAACAATAGTAAGTAGGCTAATAGAGAGTTACCCTAATATTTTTCTCTCTATTTCAATGACTACTCGATTGCCTCGCCCTGGTGAACAAGACGGCGTACATTACTATTTTGTTGATAAAGAAAAGTTTGAGTTTTTAGTTAAAGAAAAGAAAATTTTAGAATACGCTTTTGTGCATGGACTAAACTATTATGGCACTCCTTTAGAGCCTGTTGAAAAAGCTTTAGAAAACGGTAAGCCTTGTATCCTCGAAATTGATTTAGATGGTGTTCGCCAAGTAAAAGAGATAATGGGTGAGCGTGCAACTTATATCTTTGTATCTCCACCTAGCTGGCAAGAGCTAGAAAAAAGACTAGTAGGGCGTGGGACTGAAGATATAGAAAATGTTACCAAACGTCTAGAAACAGCCAAAATTGAAATGGCAGCACAAGATGAGTTCGACTATGTAGTTGTCAATGATATCCTCGAAAACGCAGTGGACGAAATAGCAACTATTATGAATTTGAAATAG
- the rpoZ gene encoding DNA-directed RNA polymerase subunit omega — protein MSGVLPKPEGVIYPPIDDLLRNVESKYALVVYAAKRARQINTYNQQLQDGMLEMTGPLVQTDPDCKPLSIALREINEDKLELIYQEGNAAE, from the coding sequence ATGTCGGGAGTACTACCTAAACCTGAAGGTGTTATTTATCCTCCAATTGACGATTTACTAAGAAACGTTGAGTCAAAGTATGCTTTAGTTGTGTACGCTGCAAAAAGAGCGCGTCAGATTAATACTTACAATCAGCAGCTTCAAGATGGCATGTTAGAAATGACAGGTCCTCTAGTACAAACAGATCCAGACTGCAAACCACTTTCGATCGCTTTGCGTGAAATTAATGAAGATAAACTAGAATTGATTTATCAAGAAGGTAATGCAGCTGAATAG
- the coaBC gene encoding bifunctional phosphopantothenoylcysteine decarboxylase/phosphopantothenate--cysteine ligase CoaBC, whose amino-acid sequence MGTARIILGVTGGIAAFKSLNILRQLKKQGHEVVVVPTENALKMVGETSFRALSDNPVSHDIFEHVPNYGHIELANWADLIIIAPATANFIAKMASGVADDLLSAILLATSKPISVAPAMHTNMYEHPATKRNIKTLKQFGINIIDSVVGELTNGDIGKGRLADENYIVEQSLATLYDKDYTDKRILITAGGTKEYIDPVRFISNSSSGKQGIAIAKQAQKRGAKVTLLACNIKDDLLSDISNDISILKVETASDLYDRVLEQYDDHDIIVMCAAVSDWTVKSPSDTKIKKQHDIDEMNLTLVKTKDILKEVSLKNSLDKQKVIVGFAAETGDEETILSYGREKISRKNCDLLVINPVGKSQGFDKDTNSVYIINKEGEVLSQNNSTKTNIATTILDTLQDYIED is encoded by the coding sequence ATGGGTACCGCTCGAATAATACTTGGTGTTACGGGCGGTATTGCTGCGTTTAAAAGCTTAAATATTTTACGTCAGCTCAAAAAACAAGGTCATGAAGTAGTTGTAGTTCCAACTGAAAACGCTTTGAAAATGGTGGGGGAAACAAGTTTTAGGGCATTGTCTGATAATCCTGTTTCCCATGATATATTTGAGCATGTTCCTAATTATGGGCATATTGAACTAGCTAATTGGGCTGACTTAATTATAATTGCTCCAGCAACCGCTAACTTTATAGCGAAGATGGCTAGTGGTGTCGCTGACGATTTATTATCAGCAATACTATTAGCTACTAGCAAACCTATTAGTGTTGCGCCAGCTATGCATACAAATATGTATGAGCATCCTGCTACTAAACGAAATATAAAAACTTTGAAACAATTTGGAATCAATATTATTGATTCAGTAGTAGGTGAGCTTACCAATGGTGATATAGGTAAGGGTCGTTTAGCTGATGAGAACTATATAGTTGAGCAAAGTTTAGCTACTTTATACGACAAAGACTATACAGATAAAAGAATTCTTATAACTGCTGGAGGCACTAAAGAATACATCGATCCTGTTAGATTCATATCTAATAGTAGTAGCGGTAAACAAGGTATTGCTATAGCTAAGCAAGCACAAAAACGTGGCGCAAAAGTGACTTTGTTAGCTTGTAATATTAAAGATGATTTATTATCTGATATTTCAAATGATATTAGTATCTTAAAAGTTGAAACTGCAAGCGATTTGTATGATAGAGTTCTTGAACAATATGACGACCACGATATTATAGTGATGTGTGCTGCTGTTTCAGATTGGACTGTTAAATCTCCATCAGATACTAAAATAAAAAAGCAACATGACATAGATGAAATGAACTTAACTTTAGTAAAGACTAAGGACATTTTAAAAGAAGTTTCACTAAAAAATAGTTTAGATAAACAAAAAGTAATCGTTGGTTTTGCTGCAGAAACAGGGGACGAAGAAACGATTCTAAGCTATGGTAGGGAAAAAATTTCGCGTAAGAATTGTGATCTTTTAGTTATAAATCCTGTAGGTAAATCACAAGGCTTTGATAAAGATACCAATAGTGTATATATAATAAATAAAGAAGGCGAAGTGCTTTCACAAAATAATTCCACAAAAACAAATATTGCTACTACAATATTAGATACTTTACAAGATTACATTGAGGACTAA
- the fmt gene encoding methionyl-tRNA formyltransferase, which produces MRILFAGTPKNAVPTLQALIDSEHEIVAVLTRPPAPSGRGRKLVESEVSIKAKENNIPVLTLKSLKDEQSQQIISDLHCDVAVVVAYGNLIPKKVLEMPKYGWINLHFSLLPRWRGAAPVQYAVMNSDTVTGACVFQLEQGLDTGPVYASLQTSVGEKTSSELLEELGSSGAGLVLESLDKILAGQTPLPQPEEGVTLAPKIPSNMGEIDFNKSATEIEALVRAVTDQPGAYTFIDNKRIKIAPLTLAEENDLAPGELKITKRSVYVGTKTNNLLLTRVAPSGKSWMNAADWARGLRGEKYFGTND; this is translated from the coding sequence ATGCGTATTTTATTTGCTGGAACACCAAAGAACGCAGTGCCTACTTTACAAGCGCTGATTGATAGTGAACATGAGATTGTTGCTGTTTTAACTAGACCACCTGCTCCTAGCGGTCGTGGTAGAAAACTTGTTGAATCAGAAGTTAGCATAAAGGCTAAAGAAAACAATATACCTGTACTCACATTAAAATCGTTAAAAGATGAACAGTCACAACAAATAATAAGTGATTTACACTGTGATGTAGCTGTAGTTGTGGCTTATGGTAATTTGATACCTAAAAAAGTTCTAGAAATGCCTAAATACGGCTGGATAAATCTGCATTTTTCTCTACTACCACGCTGGAGAGGAGCAGCTCCTGTGCAATACGCAGTTATGAATTCTGATACTGTAACTGGGGCTTGCGTTTTTCAACTTGAACAAGGGCTTGACACTGGACCTGTGTATGCTAGTTTACAAACGAGTGTGGGCGAGAAAACTTCTTCTGAGCTATTAGAAGAGTTGGGTAGTAGTGGAGCTGGGCTTGTGCTTGAGAGCCTAGATAAAATACTTGCTGGTCAAACACCACTTCCTCAACCAGAAGAAGGGGTTACTTTAGCTCCAAAAATTCCATCTAATATGGGAGAAATAGACTTTAATAAATCAGCTACAGAAATTGAAGCTTTAGTTAGGGCTGTTACTGACCAACCGGGAGCATATACTTTCATTGATAATAAACGCATAAAGATTGCCCCATTAACTTTGGCAGAAGAAAATGATTTAGCTCCTGGTGAATTAAAAATTACAAAGAGAAGTGTTTATGTTGGAACTAAAACTAATAATCTTCTTTTAACTAGGGTAGCACCTTCAGGAAAGTCTTGGATGAATGCCGCTGACTGGGCTAGAGGTCTTAGGGGAGAAAAGTACTTTGGAACTAATGACTAA
- a CDS encoding RsmB/NOP family class I SAM-dependent RNA methyltransferase, with amino-acid sequence MATAPRKKYSDGYRAKAKAVDKARLAAFECLSAVRKDDAYANIVLPTIIKNKYLNKRDAAFATELSYGTIRMFALYDEIIKTAYTGKTKLDSTVIDLLRLGAHQLFSMRIPTHAAVSETVDLARHITTDGPARTINAIMRRMSERTLQEWEEIVLSGKREDEVLSIKYSHPAWIVRALQDSLVKNGRPAEEVVELLEANCQNPYVCLVARPNLIHPADLAEQAQNILHTNVRPGILSYDAVVIENGTPGRLPAIRDGLAAVQDEGSQLCAQILANIETGSDEGKWLDMCAGPGGKAALLACYAQEQGMFLLANEYSAHRAELVAKTLKSVNPNTYEVVCNDGRELDGLYDKILVDAPCSGLGALRRRPESRWRKTIKDLAQLRILQQELLENAYRLLAPGGVLAYVTCSPHIVETHAQVSAFMEKHEDAMVINAVEVAKDLIPDKELDLGEGPYLQLWTHMHDSDCMFLALIVKK; translated from the coding sequence ATGGCAACAGCACCTAGGAAAAAATATTCAGATGGATATAGAGCTAAAGCTAAGGCTGTAGATAAAGCTAGGCTTGCTGCTTTTGAATGTTTAAGTGCTGTTCGTAAAGATGATGCATATGCGAATATAGTTTTACCAACAATTATTAAGAACAAATACTTAAATAAACGTGACGCCGCATTTGCCACAGAACTATCATATGGCACGATTAGAATGTTTGCTCTATACGATGAGATTATAAAAACAGCATATACTGGTAAAACTAAGCTCGATTCAACTGTTATAGATTTGCTTAGATTAGGGGCACATCAGCTATTTTCCATGCGTATTCCAACCCACGCTGCTGTTTCTGAGACAGTTGATTTAGCTAGACATATAACTACTGATGGTCCAGCTAGGACTATAAACGCTATAATGCGCAGAATGAGTGAGAGAACTCTACAAGAATGGGAAGAAATTGTCCTTAGTGGTAAACGTGAAGATGAAGTACTTAGCATTAAATACTCTCACCCTGCTTGGATAGTTAGAGCATTACAAGACAGCTTGGTGAAAAATGGTAGGCCAGCTGAAGAAGTAGTGGAATTGCTGGAAGCTAACTGTCAAAACCCATATGTTTGCTTAGTTGCTAGACCAAATCTTATACATCCTGCTGATTTAGCTGAACAAGCACAAAATATTTTACACACTAATGTTCGTCCCGGAATATTAAGCTATGACGCTGTAGTAATTGAAAACGGAACACCTGGGCGACTACCAGCAATCCGTGACGGGCTTGCTGCTGTTCAAGATGAGGGATCTCAGCTTTGCGCCCAGATTCTGGCAAATATCGAAACAGGGTCCGATGAAGGAAAATGGCTGGATATGTGTGCTGGACCAGGAGGAAAAGCGGCACTACTGGCTTGTTATGCTCAAGAACAAGGAATGTTCTTACTAGCAAATGAGTATTCAGCACATAGAGCTGAGCTTGTTGCTAAAACTTTGAAATCTGTAAATCCAAATACTTATGAAGTTGTTTGTAATGACGGCAGAGAGCTTGACGGACTGTATGACAAAATACTTGTTGATGCACCTTGTAGTGGATTAGGGGCTTTAAGACGCAGACCTGAGTCACGTTGGCGTAAAACTATAAAAGATTTAGCACAACTACGTATTTTGCAGCAAGAATTACTTGAAAATGCTTATAGATTACTAGCTCCTGGTGGGGTATTAGCATACGTTACTTGTTCTCCTCATATAGTTGAAACTCATGCACAGGTTAGTGCTTTTATGGAAAAACATGAGGACGCTATGGTTATTAATGCAGTTGAAGTTGCAAAAGACTTGATACCTGATAAAGAACTAGATTTAGGTGAGGGACCGTATTTGCAACTTTGGACACATATGCATGATAGTGACTGTATGTTTTTAGCGTTAATAGTCAAAAAATAA
- the rpe gene encoding ribulose-phosphate 3-epimerase — translation MSVTISPSILNCDIANLRGELDKIRNADFAHVDVMDNHFVPNLSWGLPVVEAVVKSNIIPVDAHLMIEDPDRWAIEYAEVGCESVTFHAEAATAPIRLAREIHKIGSKVGLALRPATPIEPFIDILPEIDMLLVMTVEPGFGGQAFLDSMMNKVRRTRKAISEANLDVVLQVDGGINRQTIVQAAEAGANVFVAGSAVYKAEDAYNEVEILRQLGNKHYCCS, via the coding sequence ATGTCTGTAACTATTTCTCCATCAATTCTTAACTGTGATATAGCTAATTTACGTGGCGAGTTGGATAAAATTAGGAATGCTGATTTTGCGCATGTGGATGTAATGGATAATCATTTTGTGCCTAATTTATCATGGGGATTACCAGTAGTTGAAGCTGTAGTGAAAAGTAATATAATTCCAGTTGATGCTCATTTGATGATTGAAGATCCAGATCGTTGGGCTATAGAATATGCTGAGGTAGGTTGTGAATCTGTTACTTTCCACGCAGAAGCAGCAACAGCACCTATCAGATTGGCTCGTGAAATTCATAAAATCGGTTCCAAAGTTGGTTTAGCACTTAGACCAGCGACCCCTATAGAACCTTTCATCGATATTTTGCCTGAAATAGATATGTTACTAGTTATGACTGTTGAACCAGGATTTGGTGGACAAGCTTTCTTAGACTCAATGATGAATAAAGTACGTCGTACACGTAAAGCAATAAGCGAAGCAAACTTAGATGTAGTATTACAAGTTGATGGTGGAATAAATAGACAGACAATTGTTCAAGCTGCAGAAGCTGGAGCTAATGTATTTGTTGCTGGGTCTGCTGTTTATAAAGCAGAAGACGCATATAATGAAGTTGAAATTTTGCGTCAGCTTGGTAACAAACATTATTGTTGTAGCTAA
- a CDS encoding ABC transporter permease — protein sequence MTKRKAVTNSLKYNIFYKSISLLSITVSLLIWFLISKLTTLGEIFLPSPIKVFEKFISDITNLQTLNYIFVTLVESAFGSIIGAFIGVALALTVYKSVIADKAIHPFIAMSQSIPAIALAPVLVLWIGYGLISIIILCTLIVFFPIFISTLTGFKTIDKEVIEAAKLDGATGIKLIAEIEFPLAIPNFLSGLRNGFTLSITGAIVGEMVMGGNGLGTLLTVYRNNLDIVGMFSTIIILCVLSLLIYQLLLFFERKSKIMLSLIP from the coding sequence ATGACAAAACGTAAAGCTGTTACTAATAGCTTGAAATATAATATTTTTTATAAGTCAATTTCATTACTATCTATAACTGTTTCTTTACTAATCTGGTTTTTGATATCAAAACTTACAACTTTAGGTGAAATTTTTTTACCATCTCCCATAAAGGTATTTGAAAAATTTATTTCAGATATAACTAATCTGCAAACTCTGAATTATATTTTTGTGACTCTGGTAGAGTCAGCATTTGGTTCAATAATTGGGGCTTTTATAGGGGTAGCACTAGCGTTAACAGTGTATAAGAGTGTTATTGCTGATAAAGCAATTCATCCGTTCATTGCAATGAGCCAATCTATACCAGCAATTGCGCTTGCGCCTGTTTTAGTTCTATGGATAGGATATGGATTAATATCAATAATTATTTTATGTACACTGATAGTTTTCTTCCCAATATTTATCTCTACTTTGACTGGTTTTAAAACTATAGATAAAGAAGTCATAGAAGCAGCTAAACTAGACGGAGCTACAGGAATAAAACTAATAGCTGAAATTGAATTTCCTTTAGCTATTCCCAATTTCTTGAGTGGACTACGAAATGGTTTTACTTTGTCTATAACTGGGGCAATTGTTGGTGAAATGGTAATGGGAGGCAACGGTTTAGGCACACTTTTAACCGTATACAGAAATAATTTAGACATAGTTGGGATGTTCTCAACGATAATAATATTATGCGTACTATCGTTACTAATTTATCAGCTCTTATTATTCTTCGAAAGAAAAAGCAAAATAATGCTTTCGCTCATACCATAA
- a CDS encoding ABC transporter substrate-binding protein — translation MSTQSINKNDSKTNTTDTDITLGLTYIPNIQFAPFYVAEQNKYFGSNVKLRHHGASEGLFDALLAGNETFVVAGADETLKAMDMNKNLDLVVVSNYYKKYPISIFALEDKGIKIPADLKGKTIGIPGKFGENYYALLLFLKENNMQEKDVHIKEVGYTQLAAMKTQQVDAVVGYTNNDLIQLQENNIKVKTIEITNKANPLISASLITKREYAEKNPKLVEKIKKAMKKGIDFTIKSPEKATDITAKHYVKELDKSKDLGLKILKATNILFDPKGLGSFDTTIDKNQCEAMKKFMLEEKILTQSTDKKICQL, via the coding sequence ATGTCAACACAGAGTATAAACAAAAATGACTCTAAGACAAATACAACTGATACAGACATAACTCTAGGGTTAACGTACATTCCTAATATACAATTTGCTCCTTTTTATGTTGCTGAACAAAATAAATACTTCGGGTCAAACGTTAAACTACGTCACCATGGTGCTAGCGAAGGATTATTTGACGCTCTACTTGCTGGAAATGAAACTTTTGTGGTTGCTGGCGCAGATGAAACTTTAAAAGCAATGGATATGAACAAAAATCTAGATCTAGTAGTAGTATCTAACTACTATAAAAAATACCCTATTTCAATTTTTGCTTTAGAAGACAAAGGTATCAAAATCCCAGCTGATTTAAAAGGGAAAACAATAGGAATACCTGGAAAATTTGGGGAAAATTACTATGCACTACTACTATTCTTAAAAGAAAATAATATGCAAGAAAAAGACGTGCATATTAAAGAAGTAGGGTATACACAGTTAGCTGCAATGAAAACGCAGCAAGTTGATGCAGTTGTAGGATATACAAATAATGATTTGATACAACTTCAAGAAAATAATATAAAGGTTAAGACAATAGAAATTACGAATAAGGCTAATCCTTTGATCTCGGCTAGTTTAATAACTAAACGAGAATATGCTGAAAAAAATCCTAAACTAGTTGAAAAAATAAAAAAAGCTATGAAAAAGGGCATAGACTTTACTATAAAATCACCAGAAAAAGCCACAGATATAACAGCAAAACACTATGTTAAAGAGCTGGATAAAAGTAAAGACTTAGGATTAAAAATACTGAAAGCAACAAACATACTATTTGATCCTAAAGGACTAGGTAGTTTTGATACAACAATAGATAAAAATCAATGTGAAGCGATGAAAAAGTTTATGCTTGAAGAAAAAATATTGACACAGAGTACTGATAAGAAAATATGTCAACTATGA